In Marinobacter sp. LQ44, the following are encoded in one genomic region:
- a CDS encoding ABC transporter ATP-binding protein: MHSAVKVSGLLKTFGQGDSAVAVLSGLDFDLPAGSSLALMGRSGSGKSTLLNILCGLEQADAGTVTLFGEDGRTANWPCLRRERIGVVFQEANLMPTLSLLDNVRFRASLAGQPETRCQHWLELLDIGELGHRFPDQVSGGQRQRAALAMVFAMAPDLILADEPTGSLDRNTANEVADELFRLQGDTGCSLILATHDPELAARCQQTLDLGHRSGG; this comes from the coding sequence GTGCACAGTGCAGTGAAAGTCAGCGGCTTGCTTAAAACCTTCGGCCAGGGCGATTCGGCGGTTGCCGTGTTGTCTGGCCTCGACTTTGATCTGCCTGCCGGCAGTTCGTTGGCGCTGATGGGGCGTTCCGGCTCTGGCAAGTCTACCTTGCTGAATATTCTGTGTGGGCTGGAGCAAGCGGATGCCGGCACCGTGACGTTGTTTGGCGAGGACGGCCGGACCGCCAACTGGCCATGCCTGCGCCGCGAGCGAATCGGTGTGGTGTTTCAGGAAGCCAACCTGATGCCCACCCTGTCGCTGCTGGATAACGTGCGCTTTCGCGCGTCCTTGGCCGGCCAGCCGGAAACCCGTTGCCAGCATTGGCTGGAGCTGTTGGATATCGGAGAACTCGGCCACCGGTTTCCGGACCAGGTGTCTGGCGGCCAGCGCCAGCGGGCGGCGCTGGCCATGGTCTTTGCCATGGCACCGGACCTGATTCTGGCAGACGAACCCACCGGCAGTCTGGACCGCAACACGGCCAACGAGGTGGCTGATGAGCTGTTCCGGCTTCAGGGCGATACCGGTTGCAGCCTGATTCTCGCTACCCACGACCCGGAGCTGGCGGCCCGCTGCCAGCAAACGCTGGACCTTGGCCATCGGTCTGGGGGCTGA
- a CDS encoding FtsX-like permease family protein — protein sequence MTVFFALLSHYRRHPWQGAALALLMLLATALWTGIHHLTSQARDSLGQSERLVEVRDQVQRVDGAAITVEDFVLLRRQGLCVMPWLEVLPEGESRRVIGVDPLAALCFQGQADVASFDGQPLVGQPFLDIADAAALTAAEQQLFLILSAGEGPLPPAYRTAPFALSPDTGQLGDSFLLNLDALSVLVLLITGLLLRSVYLLSLSQRRDSFALLARFGVSGQRVRGHLLLELLCLAALTLIPGIWLGQALASVLEGGFANVMEGLFDSRQLATGGNHWQVPALVMTVLLITVATVDWLMPVVARVTPGSRLRPAAAALVVFAGLVGVWRADALWLLFAALALVLAGIGWLMPRGLSLLSGAGVRVSSKPGMRWWWAEFNVLCRRLALPLVALQFSLAMVLAVQALVITFEETFDRWLSQRLSADVYLEVPESADSALAANWLTEHVATANEGVWHHVQRGSGRFRQGQAWQGVDIFAVAPVGPLMTGWALLEQTPMPWQALASGAGVMVNEQLAYRLGLSVGEELELMLAEQALNLPVLAIYPDYGRPAGEVLIAGQILPPDFEVTFESFSITTASVGIETITDALRALWGEPALTIRDNRAIQDLANRVFEQTFTLTRAMTVLTLALAAVALLLMGWVFLSTRLWYFRLLEVWGMARAEVFRRLLLLALAVTLSAAVLALPVGVGLTWVLVQRINPLAFGWSLPMAVYPVFWLELLALALLIGGCIALLMRRQLGRPAVRPSVTGSVTGEER from the coding sequence ATGACGGTGTTTTTCGCCCTGCTCAGCCACTATCGCCGGCACCCCTGGCAGGGCGCCGCGCTGGCCCTTCTGATGCTGCTGGCGACCGCCTTGTGGACCGGTATTCACCACCTGACCAGCCAGGCCCGCGACAGCCTCGGCCAGAGTGAACGGCTGGTGGAGGTGCGTGACCAGGTGCAGCGGGTTGATGGCGCAGCCATCACCGTAGAGGATTTTGTTTTGCTTCGCCGCCAGGGCCTGTGCGTGATGCCCTGGCTGGAGGTCCTGCCGGAGGGCGAGTCCCGCCGGGTGATTGGTGTCGACCCTCTGGCGGCCCTGTGTTTTCAGGGCCAGGCGGATGTTGCCAGCTTTGATGGCCAGCCACTGGTCGGCCAGCCGTTTCTGGATATCGCCGACGCAGCGGCGCTAACGGCCGCCGAACAGCAGCTGTTCCTGATCCTGTCGGCGGGTGAGGGGCCTTTGCCCCCGGCCTATCGCACCGCCCCTTTCGCTTTGTCACCGGACACCGGCCAGCTGGGCGACAGTTTCCTGCTGAACCTGGATGCCTTGAGCGTGCTGGTGTTGCTGATTACCGGGTTGCTCCTGCGCAGCGTCTATCTATTGTCGCTGTCCCAGCGCCGGGACAGTTTCGCCCTGCTGGCCCGCTTTGGGGTGTCCGGTCAGCGTGTGCGTGGGCATCTGCTATTGGAGCTTCTGTGTCTTGCCGCTCTCACCCTGATTCCCGGTATTTGGCTCGGTCAGGCGTTGGCCTCAGTGCTGGAAGGAGGCTTCGCCAATGTCATGGAAGGGCTGTTTGACAGCCGCCAGTTAGCGACCGGCGGCAACCACTGGCAGGTGCCCGCATTGGTGATGACCGTGCTGCTGATCACCGTGGCCACGGTGGATTGGCTGATGCCGGTGGTTGCCCGCGTCACGCCGGGCAGCCGCCTGCGGCCAGCAGCCGCTGCCCTGGTCGTATTTGCCGGCCTGGTTGGTGTGTGGCGGGCCGATGCCTTGTGGCTGCTGTTCGCGGCACTGGCACTGGTATTAGCCGGTATCGGGTGGTTAATGCCCCGCGGCCTGTCTTTGTTGTCTGGTGCAGGTGTTCGAGTCAGTAGCAAACCGGGTATGCGCTGGTGGTGGGCCGAGTTCAACGTGCTGTGCCGGCGCCTGGCGTTGCCCCTGGTGGCGTTGCAGTTCTCCCTGGCCATGGTGTTGGCCGTGCAGGCTTTGGTGATTACCTTTGAGGAGACCTTTGATCGCTGGCTGAGCCAGCGGTTGTCGGCGGATGTCTACTTGGAAGTGCCCGAGAGCGCGGACAGTGCCCTGGCTGCCAACTGGCTCACGGAACATGTTGCAACCGCAAACGAAGGGGTTTGGCACCACGTTCAGCGTGGCTCAGGGCGCTTCCGGCAGGGGCAAGCCTGGCAGGGAGTGGATATCTTTGCCGTGGCGCCGGTTGGCCCGCTGATGACTGGCTGGGCCTTGCTTGAGCAGACACCCATGCCCTGGCAGGCACTGGCGTCTGGTGCCGGTGTGATGGTTAATGAGCAGCTCGCCTATCGCCTGGGATTGTCCGTGGGCGAAGAGCTGGAGCTGATGCTGGCGGAGCAGGCTCTTAACCTGCCGGTGTTGGCGATCTACCCGGATTACGGCCGGCCAGCGGGGGAAGTGCTGATTGCCGGGCAAATCCTGCCGCCGGATTTTGAGGTGACGTTCGAGAGTTTCTCGATCACCACGGCCAGCGTCGGTATTGAAACCATCACTGACGCCTTGCGCGCACTCTGGGGCGAGCCGGCGTTGACCATCCGGGACAATCGCGCCATTCAGGATCTGGCCAATCGAGTGTTCGAGCAGACCTTCACACTGACCCGCGCCATGACGGTGCTGACCCTGGCACTGGCGGCGGTTGCCCTGTTACTGATGGGCTGGGTGTTTCTGTCCACCCGCCTGTGGTACTTCCGGCTGCTGGAAGTCTGGGGTATGGCGAGAGCGGAGGTTTTCCGGAGGCTCCTGCTGCTGGCGCTGGCGGTCACCCTCAGCGCCGCCGTGCTGGCCTTGCCGGTGGGTGTTGGGTTGACCTGGGTGCTGGTGCAGCGCATCAACCCCCTGGCTTTCGGTTGGTCGCTGCCGATGGCAGTCTATCCGGTATTCTGGTTGGAATTGCTGGCCCTGGCGTTGCTCATTGGCGGCTGTATTGCCTTGCTGATGCGCCGGCAGTTGGGGCGCCCTGCGGTTCGCCCATCGGTGACCGGTAGCGTGACGGGAGAAGAGCGATGA
- a CDS encoding efflux RND transporter periplasmic adaptor subunit, translating into MYKRLLPLLILAAGIAGFIVLKATRPEPAEVAAAERSWRVEVQAVVPAAHVPVLPLYGEVVAPNQQTVTATMAGRIAERPAVDGARVSRGDLLLALDEADIEPALAQARAQVEDLQAQIRSEQVRHRNDQRALESEQAIADNARRQFERIEALVGRNLASLENLETATDALARAELTVSNRERAIDEHPARLQSLQARLLQATANLTATERDGDRARVVALFDGVVTNVQVAVGDQVSRNQSLLSIYPLAGLEVRARLPEVFQRELIGALERGETLNAYSRNGEHRFTLTRFAGVSDPAGTEVVLALDGEPAGLKPGALLPLTLERPARERAVDVPFSALYGANSVYLMTDDQRMQKVQVERIGEAVASNGERRLLIAGEQLTPGARLIITHLPNAMTGLKVEVAGDNGESSE; encoded by the coding sequence ATGTACAAACGCCTTCTTCCTCTTCTGATTCTGGCCGCCGGTATTGCGGGTTTTATTGTGCTCAAGGCCACCCGACCAGAGCCTGCCGAAGTCGCGGCTGCCGAACGAAGCTGGCGGGTAGAGGTTCAGGCCGTGGTTCCGGCTGCCCATGTGCCGGTATTGCCACTGTACGGTGAAGTGGTCGCACCCAACCAGCAAACGGTGACTGCGACCATGGCCGGCCGCATTGCTGAGCGACCGGCTGTGGACGGTGCCCGGGTGAGCCGTGGCGATCTACTGCTGGCTCTGGACGAAGCGGATATCGAGCCAGCCTTGGCGCAGGCCCGGGCTCAGGTTGAGGATTTACAGGCCCAGATCCGCTCCGAGCAGGTTCGCCACCGCAATGACCAGCGCGCTCTGGAAAGCGAGCAGGCCATCGCCGACAACGCCCGTCGCCAGTTTGAACGCATTGAAGCCCTGGTGGGCCGGAACCTGGCTTCCCTGGAGAACCTGGAAACGGCAACCGACGCCCTGGCCCGGGCGGAACTGACCGTCAGTAACCGGGAGCGGGCCATCGATGAGCACCCGGCAAGGTTGCAAAGCCTGCAGGCCCGATTACTGCAAGCCACCGCTAACCTGACGGCGACAGAACGGGACGGTGACAGGGCCCGCGTTGTCGCGCTGTTTGATGGTGTGGTGACCAACGTGCAGGTGGCGGTGGGTGATCAGGTGTCTCGCAACCAGTCGCTGTTGTCGATCTATCCGCTGGCGGGGCTGGAAGTGCGCGCCAGGCTGCCGGAAGTCTTTCAGCGGGAATTGATCGGGGCACTGGAACGGGGTGAAACCTTGAACGCATACAGCCGCAACGGGGAGCATCGGTTTACTTTAACCCGGTTTGCAGGTGTTTCCGACCCTGCGGGCACTGAAGTGGTGCTGGCTCTGGATGGCGAGCCGGCGGGCTTAAAACCGGGCGCGCTGCTGCCGCTGACGCTTGAGCGGCCAGCCCGGGAACGAGCCGTGGACGTGCCGTTCAGTGCTCTTTACGGCGCCAACAGTGTCTATCTGATGACCGACGATCAGCGCATGCAGAAGGTGCAGGTGGAGCGCATTGGCGAGGCGGTCGCCAGTAATGGCGAGCGTCGTTTGCTGATCGCCGGTGAGCAGCTTACCCCGGGCGCCCGCCTGATCATTACCCATCTTCCTAATGCCATGACCGGCCTGAAAGTTGAGGTGGCGGGCGACAACGGGGAGTCGTCAGAGTGA
- a CDS encoding lipocalin-like domain-containing protein produces the protein MRLRWLTMLLVYGLLAGCSEPGTDAGFAGLGGTVGTGDGFEQPGPGTELVFPRDFGPHPAHRIEWWYLTANLETDAGEPLGLQWTQFRQAIEPRDHEAPSPEPSGWPLQAAWMAHAAVSYREQHWFSERLARGDLGQAGATAEPFKVWLDHWQLITGDDPDQWQVLVRHGQPDTDDYWAFDLELTVRGAPVAHGIDGFSAKSASGEGSMYFSLVDIEVTGQVRLGRETLPVRGKAWFDREWSSQFLKAGQQGWDWFALHLDSGDKLMAFQLREQQDHFRSGTWIPAGGEPVALAPDQLQLEPGTGPVPTRWRLTVPDYDVDLTLSAPQGNYTNNGLYPYWESPVTVTGSHEGVGYMELTGYSEQ, from the coding sequence ATGAGGCTTCGTTGGCTGACCATGTTGCTTGTCTACGGGCTGCTTGCAGGGTGCAGCGAGCCGGGCACAGACGCGGGTTTTGCCGGCCTGGGTGGAACGGTCGGCACCGGGGACGGATTCGAGCAGCCGGGGCCGGGCACGGAACTGGTATTCCCCCGGGATTTCGGCCCCCATCCGGCCCATCGCATCGAATGGTGGTACCTCACCGCGAATCTGGAAACGGACGCTGGCGAACCGCTGGGCCTGCAATGGACCCAGTTCCGCCAGGCCATCGAGCCCCGTGATCATGAAGCTCCGTCACCGGAGCCCTCGGGCTGGCCGTTACAGGCAGCCTGGATGGCCCATGCCGCCGTCAGCTACCGGGAGCAACATTGGTTTAGTGAACGATTGGCTCGGGGTGATCTGGGCCAGGCGGGCGCCACTGCCGAACCCTTCAAGGTTTGGCTAGACCACTGGCAACTGATCACCGGTGATGACCCGGATCAGTGGCAGGTCCTGGTCCGTCATGGGCAGCCTGATACGGATGACTATTGGGCGTTTGACCTTGAACTGACCGTGCGGGGAGCGCCGGTGGCCCACGGCATTGACGGGTTCAGCGCCAAGTCGGCCAGCGGCGAGGGCTCGATGTATTTCAGCCTGGTGGATATCGAGGTGACCGGACAGGTGAGGCTCGGGCGTGAAACGCTGCCGGTACGCGGTAAGGCCTGGTTTGACCGGGAGTGGAGCAGCCAGTTTCTGAAAGCAGGCCAGCAGGGCTGGGACTGGTTTGCCCTGCATCTGGATTCCGGTGACAAACTGATGGCCTTCCAGCTTCGGGAGCAACAAGATCATTTCCGCTCCGGCACCTGGATACCTGCCGGTGGTGAGCCGGTGGCCCTGGCCCCCGACCAGTTGCAACTGGAACCGGGCACCGGGCCCGTGCCCACCCGGTGGCGCCTGACCGTGCCGGATTATGATGTTGATCTGACGCTGTCGGCTCCCCAAGGTAACTACACCAACAATGGTCTGTATCCCTACTGGGAAAGCCCGGTAACGGTGACTGGCAGTCACGAAGGGGTAGGTTATATGGAGCTTACGGGTTACTCCGAACAGTAG
- a CDS encoding efflux RND transporter permease subunit yields the protein MRRRKGIIGFFVHHRVAGNLVMLVMILGGVLALSRMNIQFFPTFALDVVSVRVVWSGASAEDVERGITDPLEQRLRSVDGLKKMTSTSAQGISSITLEFHEGTDPIQAVDDVRQQVDEFNNFPADAEEPQVARLERYEPVARLLIYGDVERSELRNLVYRFEDELLNRGIDRIAIRGLPEQQISIDVPVERLETLGLSLEQIADRVASLSRDLPAGMMAQQDSTRELRAVQQRRSPQAFETIPVLSGDRVRMQLGDIAIIRQESRDNQTVMENQGAPAVELQLQRAENGNSLAAAKVLETWLEDTRPVLPASIKMEVYDETWQLLQDRISLLVNNGLGGLVLVVGLLYLFLPGRVAMWVAIGIPTAFLAALAVLWLIGGSINMISLFALIMALGVIVDDAIVVGEDADAHARMGEESIYASEGAAKRMVWPVLASSLTTVAAFMPLLVVGGVIGNILGDIPLVMICVLIASLVECFIVLPAHLRHAFTRKTGKAGPPAPERRRANPVTRLRNGFERRFDAFRDGPFRRFSRYSLKHRGVTVASALALAILTVGLLAGGRLGFNFFPTPEPSVFYANASFVAGTDKRVVADFMREMQHTLNETEQALGGNLILHAVTTYGATQGAEGSSRNDDELGSMLVELVPSDRRDVRNPEFIEQWRQRLSLPAGLDSLNISERQAGPPGRDVNIRLTGDSADNLKRAADEVAQALGTLPGVLDVEDDMPWGREQLIYQVSPYGEALGLTTVDLGRQLRAAFDGRVAQIYQDGRDEIEVRVQLPRDQRERYSTLEQMTVRIPDGRFVPLTQVMNLDHRQGFQALRHADGKLAVEVTSALNTRVATTDQVLESLQAGALPDIASRYGVRYSFEGRSADQRETMDDMKTGLMIGLALMYVVLAWVFASWSLPLIVMAIIPFALVGALLGHWLMGLQLTILSLFGLFGLSGIVVNNAIILVSFYNQQRQKGLGITDALNEAAVQRVRAVLLTSLTTIGGLLPLLFETSLQAQFLIPMATSIAFGLGLSTFLVLLVIPALLSWLEHFREWRAQRHGESPEPLQG from the coding sequence GTGAGGCGCAGAAAAGGTATTATCGGTTTCTTCGTCCACCACCGGGTCGCTGGCAATCTGGTTATGCTGGTGATGATCCTAGGCGGTGTACTGGCGCTGAGCCGGATGAACATTCAGTTCTTTCCGACCTTTGCATTGGATGTGGTAAGCGTGCGGGTGGTCTGGAGTGGTGCGTCTGCAGAGGATGTCGAGCGGGGTATCACAGACCCATTGGAACAAAGGCTCCGCAGCGTTGATGGCCTGAAGAAAATGACGTCTACCTCCGCCCAGGGCATATCCTCCATCACCCTGGAATTCCATGAGGGCACCGATCCGATTCAGGCGGTGGACGACGTGCGCCAGCAGGTGGACGAATTCAACAACTTCCCCGCCGACGCCGAAGAGCCACAGGTAGCGCGACTGGAGCGCTATGAGCCGGTCGCCCGCCTGCTGATTTATGGCGATGTGGAGCGCAGCGAGCTGCGCAATCTGGTGTACCGCTTTGAAGATGAGCTGCTGAACCGGGGGATCGACCGCATCGCCATCCGTGGTTTACCGGAGCAGCAAATCAGCATTGATGTACCGGTAGAACGGCTGGAAACCCTCGGCCTGTCGCTGGAACAGATTGCCGATCGGGTGGCGTCGCTGTCACGGGATCTGCCGGCGGGCATGATGGCTCAGCAGGATTCCACTCGAGAGTTACGTGCGGTGCAACAGCGGCGCAGCCCTCAGGCCTTTGAGACCATTCCGGTGCTCAGTGGTGACCGGGTGCGGATGCAGTTAGGTGACATTGCCATCATCCGCCAGGAATCCCGGGACAATCAGACCGTGATGGAAAATCAGGGCGCGCCGGCAGTGGAGCTGCAGCTGCAACGTGCAGAAAACGGCAACTCCCTGGCCGCCGCCAAGGTGCTGGAAACCTGGCTGGAAGACACCCGGCCGGTGTTGCCGGCATCCATCAAGATGGAGGTGTACGACGAAACCTGGCAGCTGCTGCAGGACCGCATTTCCCTGTTGGTTAACAATGGTCTGGGCGGCCTGGTACTGGTGGTGGGGCTGCTGTACCTGTTCCTGCCGGGGCGTGTGGCCATGTGGGTGGCCATCGGCATCCCCACCGCGTTTCTGGCCGCGCTGGCGGTGCTCTGGCTGATTGGCGGCTCCATCAACATGATTTCCCTGTTCGCATTGATCATGGCACTCGGGGTGATCGTGGATGACGCCATCGTGGTGGGGGAGGATGCCGATGCCCATGCCCGAATGGGCGAGGAATCCATATACGCCTCCGAGGGGGCGGCCAAGCGCATGGTCTGGCCGGTGCTGGCGTCATCATTGACCACAGTAGCGGCTTTCATGCCGTTGCTGGTGGTGGGTGGCGTGATTGGTAACATTCTGGGCGACATTCCTCTGGTAATGATCTGCGTGCTCATTGCCTCACTGGTGGAATGCTTCATCGTGCTGCCGGCGCACTTGCGCCACGCCTTCACGCGCAAAACAGGCAAGGCGGGCCCACCGGCCCCTGAACGGCGGCGGGCCAATCCGGTCACCCGACTGCGCAATGGCTTTGAGCGCCGGTTCGATGCCTTCCGTGATGGCCCGTTCCGGCGCTTTTCCCGCTACAGCCTGAAGCATCGCGGCGTGACGGTGGCCAGCGCCCTGGCCCTGGCAATCCTCACCGTCGGCCTGCTGGCGGGTGGCCGTCTGGGCTTCAATTTCTTCCCGACACCGGAGCCCTCGGTGTTCTACGCCAACGCCAGTTTTGTGGCCGGTACCGACAAAAGGGTGGTGGCGGACTTCATGCGTGAGATGCAGCACACACTGAACGAGACCGAACAGGCGCTGGGCGGCAACCTGATTCTTCATGCCGTGACCACTTACGGCGCCACCCAAGGTGCGGAAGGCAGCTCCCGCAATGATGACGAGCTGGGTTCCATGCTGGTGGAACTGGTGCCTTCAGACCGGCGAGACGTCCGTAACCCGGAATTCATTGAGCAATGGCGCCAGCGCCTGTCGCTGCCAGCGGGGCTGGATTCGCTCAACATCAGTGAGCGCCAGGCCGGACCGCCGGGGCGGGATGTGAACATTCGCCTGACCGGCGACAGTGCCGACAACCTCAAGCGCGCGGCAGACGAAGTGGCTCAGGCACTCGGCACCTTGCCGGGGGTGCTGGATGTGGAAGACGACATGCCCTGGGGCCGGGAGCAACTGATCTATCAGGTCAGCCCCTATGGCGAGGCTCTGGGACTGACCACCGTGGATCTCGGGCGGCAGCTGCGGGCGGCGTTTGATGGCCGGGTTGCCCAGATCTACCAGGACGGCCGGGACGAGATCGAGGTGCGGGTTCAGCTACCCCGCGATCAGCGGGAGAGGTATTCGACACTGGAGCAAATGACGGTGCGTATTCCCGATGGCCGGTTCGTGCCTTTGACCCAGGTGATGAACCTGGACCACCGTCAGGGTTTCCAGGCGCTGCGCCATGCCGACGGCAAACTGGCGGTGGAAGTGACCTCGGCCCTGAATACCCGGGTGGCCACCACCGATCAAGTATTGGAAAGCCTGCAGGCTGGCGCCCTGCCGGATATCGCCAGTCGGTACGGCGTGCGATACAGCTTTGAGGGGCGGTCTGCCGATCAGCGGGAGACCATGGATGACATGAAAACCGGGTTAATGATCGGGTTGGCGCTGATGTACGTGGTGCTGGCCTGGGTGTTTGCCTCCTGGAGTCTGCCGCTGATCGTGATGGCGATCATTCCCTTTGCCCTGGTCGGCGCCTTGTTGGGGCACTGGCTGATGGGATTGCAGCTCACCATTCTGTCGTTGTTCGGCCTGTTTGGCTTGTCGGGTATTGTGGTCAACAACGCCATCATTCTGGTGTCGTTCTATAACCAGCAGCGGCAGAAAGGACTGGGTATTACCGATGCCCTCAATGAGGCGGCCGTGCAGCGGGTACGGGCGGTACTGTTGACCTCGCTCACCACCATCGGTGGCCTGTTGCCGCTGTTGTTTGAAACCTCCCTGCAGGCGCAGTTCCTGATACCCATGGCGACGTCCATTGCCTTTGGCCTTGGCCTGTCCACTTTCCTGGTGTTGCTGGTGATACCGGCACTGTTATCGTGGTTGGAGCACTTCCGGGAATGGCGGGCGCAGCGCCACGGGGAATCGCCAGAACCCCTGCAGGGTTGA
- a CDS encoding BCCT family transporter — translation MSHRPGWVFYCSFVLLVLFVVAGGLMPAELSRYAHEALAFTTLHFGWLYLFATSGFLVFCIAVAAGNYGKIRLGADGEAPEFSYLTWLGMIFSAGMGVGLVFWAVAEPMSHFVAPPFDSAAPRSPQAASMAMRYSLFHWGFHQWANFALVGLAIAYVRFRLQRPGLISEAFRSTLGSRVDSGIGHSINILAVVSTVFGVATTLGLGVIQINSGLGAVAGTAFGVTQQLFILAGVAVVFLLCSLAPLESGIRYVSDANMLLAAGLLVFVFFMGPTDFITAAMTNAIGDYFANMVGMSLVMTPYTGDDWVERWTIFYWAWGLSWAPFVGSFIARISRGRTIREFVFGVIGMPVLLSIVWFSTFGGSALYFELFEGAALGDAVLAEMSSALFATLEYLPGTGIIGGLMLVLIVLFVITSANSATFVLGMFTSKGVLNPKRWSRLTWGIVQVSVAGVLLLSGGLEALQTISILAAFPFMVLMIFMAAALLKSLRNEQRQIELHEAVTRERLLRLLAESDHLGDEGFNAQTSAKTAEQEENERGD, via the coding sequence ATGAGTCATCGGCCCGGTTGGGTGTTCTATTGTTCCTTCGTTCTGCTGGTTCTGTTTGTGGTGGCCGGGGGGCTTATGCCTGCCGAGCTGTCACGCTATGCCCATGAGGCGCTGGCTTTCACCACTCTGCATTTTGGCTGGCTGTACCTGTTTGCCACCTCGGGCTTTCTGGTGTTCTGCATTGCCGTAGCTGCCGGCAATTACGGCAAGATCCGTCTGGGTGCCGATGGTGAGGCGCCGGAGTTCTCCTATCTGACCTGGCTGGGCATGATTTTCTCCGCTGGCATGGGTGTTGGTCTGGTGTTCTGGGCGGTGGCCGAACCCATGAGCCACTTTGTGGCGCCGCCGTTCGATTCAGCCGCGCCCCGCAGCCCCCAGGCCGCCAGCATGGCCATGCGCTATTCTTTGTTTCACTGGGGCTTTCACCAGTGGGCCAACTTTGCCCTGGTGGGCCTGGCCATTGCCTATGTGCGCTTCCGCCTGCAACGCCCGGGACTGATCAGTGAAGCCTTCCGCTCCACCCTCGGCAGCCGGGTGGACTCGGGCATTGGGCATTCGATCAATATCCTGGCCGTTGTCTCCACCGTGTTCGGGGTGGCGACCACCCTCGGCCTGGGCGTCATCCAGATCAACAGTGGCCTGGGTGCGGTGGCCGGTACCGCGTTCGGCGTCACCCAACAACTGTTCATTCTCGCCGGCGTTGCGGTTGTGTTCCTACTGTGTTCCCTGGCGCCCCTGGAAAGCGGGATTCGCTATGTGAGTGACGCCAACATGCTGCTGGCGGCGGGCTTGCTGGTGTTCGTGTTTTTCATGGGGCCCACCGACTTCATCACCGCCGCCATGACCAATGCCATTGGTGACTACTTTGCCAATATGGTCGGCATGAGCCTGGTGATGACGCCCTACACCGGCGATGACTGGGTTGAGCGATGGACCATTTTCTACTGGGCTTGGGGGCTGTCCTGGGCACCCTTTGTCGGCAGTTTTATCGCCCGGATCTCCAGGGGCCGAACCATCCGGGAATTTGTGTTCGGGGTAATAGGCATGCCGGTGTTGCTCAGTATTGTCTGGTTCTCCACCTTCGGCGGTTCCGCATTGTATTTCGAATTGTTTGAAGGGGCCGCCCTGGGTGACGCCGTGCTGGCGGAGATGAGCTCGGCCCTGTTCGCCACCCTGGAGTATCTTCCGGGCACTGGCATTATCGGTGGCCTGATGCTGGTGTTGATCGTGCTGTTCGTCATCACCTCCGCCAATTCCGCTACCTTTGTATTGGGCATGTTCACCAGCAAGGGGGTGTTGAACCCGAAACGCTGGTCTCGGTTGACCTGGGGCATAGTGCAGGTGTCGGTGGCTGGAGTACTGTTGTTAAGTGGCGGGCTGGAAGCACTCCAGACTATTTCGATACTGGCTGCCTTCCCGTTCATGGTGCTGATGATTTTTATGGCCGCTGCCCTGTTGAAATCACTGCGAAACGAGCAGCGTCAAATTGAACTGCATGAGGCGGTTACCAGAGAAAGGCTGCTGCGTTTGCTGGCCGAGAGCGACCATCTCGGAGACGAGGGATTTAACGCACAGACTTCCGCGAAAACCGCTGAGCAGGAAGAAAACGAGCGCGGCGACTGA